Proteins from a genomic interval of Mustela lutreola isolate mMusLut2 chromosome 4, mMusLut2.pri, whole genome shotgun sequence:
- the RAMP3 gene encoding receptor activity-modifying protein 3, with amino-acid sequence METRERRRPQFRLLLLLLLCGGCPPAGGCNETRMLEKLPLCGKAFADMMRTLDAWKRCNLSEFIVYYESFTNCTEVETNVVGCYWPNPLAQGFISGVHRQFFANCTVDRTHWEDPPDEVLIPLIAVPVLLTVAMAGLVVWRSKRPDQLL; translated from the exons ATGGAGACGCGAGAGCGGCGGCGCCCGCAGTttcggctgctgctgctgctgctgctctgcg GTGGGTGTCCCCCGGCGGGGGGCTGCAACGAGACACGCATGCTGGAGAAGCTGCCGCTCTGTGGGAAGGCCTTTGCCGACATGATGCGCACGCTGGACGCGTGGAAGCGCTGCAACCTGTCCGAGTTCATTGT GTACTACGAGAGCTTCACCAACTGCACGGAGGTGGAGACCAACGTGGTGGGCTGCTACTGGCCCAACCCGCTGGCGCAGGGCTTCATCAGCGGCGTGCACCGGCAGTTCTTCGCCAACTGCACCGTGGACAGGACGCACTGGGAGGACCCCCCAGACGAGGTCCTCATCCCGCTCATCGCCGTGCCGGTCCTGCTGACCGTGGCCATGGCTGGCCTGGTGGTGTGGCGCAGCAAGCGCCCTGACCAGCTGCTGTGA